Below is a genomic region from Medicago truncatula cultivar Jemalong A17 chromosome 3, MtrunA17r5.0-ANR, whole genome shotgun sequence.
AGTGTCAAAGAGGTTGGTAAGTTTCCTAACCTGCGGGGAAAACTTTGTATCAAGAACCTGCAGAATGTCAGCGATGCCATTGAGGCGTATGATGTCAACATGagaaaaaaagaacatattGAGGAGTTAGAGTTACAATGGAGCAAACAAACGGAAGATTCGCGAACAGAGAAGGATGTGCTTGATATTTTACAACCTTCATTTAACCTTAGGAAGCTGATTATTAGGTTGTATGGTGGAACAAGCTTCCCGAGTTGGTTGGGTGATCCTTTGTTTTCTAACATGGTGTCCTTGTGTATCTCGAATTGTGAATATTGTGTAACACTTCCACCACTAGGCCAACTACCTTCTCTCAAGGACTTGACTATTGAGGGTATGACAATGGAAACAATTGGGCTAGAGTTCTATGGGATGACAGTAGAACCTTCCATTTCATTATTCCGACCATTTCAATCTCTCGAGTCTTTACAAATCTCAAGTATGCCGAATTGGAAAGAATGGATACACTATGAAAATGATGAGTTTAATTTTCCTCGCCTTAGAACTTTGTGCTTAAGCCAATGTCCTAAACTAAAGGGACATTTGCCTAGCAGTCTTCCTTCAATAGATGAAATCAATATAACTGGTTGTGACCGTCTCTTGACAACACCACCAACTACTTTGCATTGGCTCTCCTCATTAAACAAAATAGGTATAAATTGGTCTACAGGAAGTTCCCAATGGTTGTTACTTGAGATTGATTCTCCTTGTGTGCTTCAAGGTGCAACAATCTATTATTGTGATACCCTGTTTTCTTTACCCAAAATTATTAGGAGCAGCATTTGTCTTCGATTCTTGATACTTTATGATGTTCCATCTCTCGCTGCTTTTCCAACAGATGGTCTACCCACTTCATTGCAGTcacttagaattgatgattgtCCGAATTTAGCATTCCTGCCACTTGAAACATGGGGCAATTACACATCTCTTGTGACTTTGCACTTATGGAATAGTTGTTATGCACTTACCTCATTCCCTTTGGATGGTTTCCCAGCCCTCCAAGATCTTTCCATTTATGGCTGTAAAAATCTGGAATccatttttattacaaaaaattcTTCCCATCTCCCGTCAACCCTCCAATCATTTGCGGTATATGAATGTGATGAACTTAGATCATTGACTCTACCAATAGACACCCTGATCTCTCTTGAACGTTTGCTTCTCGGAGATCTTCCAGAACTAACTTTACCATTTTGTAAAGGAGCTTGCCTACCTCCCAAATTACGAAGTATTGATATTAATACAGTGAGAATAGCAACGCCTGTAGCTGAATGGGGTCTCCAACATCTTACTTCGCTTTCAAGTTTGTATATTGGAGGTGACGATGATATTGTTAACACCTTGCTGAAGGAGCGGTTGCTGCCAATTTCACTTGTGTCTTTGTATATTTCTAATCTCTGTGAAATAAAATCCTTTGATGGAAATGGACTCCGACACCTATCCTCTCTTAAAACACTTAGCTTTTATAATTGTCCAAGGCTTGAGTCTCTTTCAAAAGACACTTTTCCATCCTCTCTTAAGATACTGCGCATCCGGAAATGCCCTCTGTTAGAAGCAAACTATAAAAGTCAGAGGTGGGAACAGTTGTCCATCCCAGTCTTGGAAATAAATGGGGAAGTGATAATATGAGGGAAGGGATGAAAAGAGAAGTGAAGGAAAATTTACAATTCTGTTTCAGGTATGAGTTTTTTTATGCATCTATccatatagaattttttttcaactttttctttgattttttctgTGGAACAATTCATAAAATATATCTATCCTAAGTTAATAACTTCAATGTCTATTTTATGCAACATGCACCTCAATGAGATTTGATGTTGCTTGAGACATATCTTTGTTGAAATAAAACTAAAGGATAGTTATCAGATATTCTATACATTTACATggataaataaatacaattacaattacaatttaCATTTACAACTTTATCTCAATAACAAGAACAAAATATTCTTTCTTAAAATCCTATTGAAAAccagtttaattttttaaaatcctaTTCTTAATCCTAGTTAAGATTAAACTTATAATGTTTTCGAAGccattgttaatttttattcttttgctGTTAATAGGTTTGTCATCGGTAAGGCGTGCAAAGTGCATTCACAGAGATTTGgttcattttttcatttctctTAAGGAAGCAGCAGACACTATAAGAATAAGAATTACTGGCAACATTAATGTATGTCATAAAGCTTCAGTTTGTACTTACTTATCTATTttgattagttttatttttaatcaagaaACTAAACTAGTCTACGAAAATTGGCACGGGAGAATTGAACCTAAGACCTTGAGGAGTAGCACACTCCAAGGTCCAAAGCCAACACCACCAGGTCAATCAAAGTGggttatattttgaaataaatcgTCGGTATCTGGGTTAGCCTTTTGTTGAAAgcatagaacttaaaaattacGAAAAGAAAATGACTTTATACAAATACGGACACGTCAACATCAGTAGTAAGTGGTAActtaagaaaatgacataattaaaagtaatcacatgtgtcagtgtcgtgtcggtgCTACAAAGCTTAAAAGACTTTAGTTTagaaattataataaaacaGTACATAGAAATTCAGTTTCTGACAAAAGATTTTTCTGTagataaatttaattatgaagTGATGAACTGAAAGAACAAAAAGCCTGACATAAAGAATACAATTAGTGATACTACCAAAGAATTAGCAAGTTGATACAAAAGCTGCTTTTGATcctctttcttttcattttagtctttgTAGCTCATATTGGAGGGACTAAAGTGTTAGGCTTGTCACATCTACATTGTTGAACCAGATGAAACCCTTAGATTTGTCACATTTACattgtttttaaattgattactagtaataaagaaaaattaacatttacTCAGGTTGTACTTTTTCCTCTGTATAGttcgattttattttaatatatacacactatttaattcaacaaagGTGATAAACTTTCTTACTTCGCGCAGGTAATTCATGATGCCGGTGGATACTTCCTCGCAGAAACTATCAAAATACCGTTTTCATCAATTGAGAAACGTACGCAGATAGGATGGCAACGAAGGAAAGTCTCAGGAAAGGGCTGACTATCTCTGCTTGAAGGCCTACTAGACAACATGAATCAAACAATTTTTAGgaaattagaatttttcttATCCAGATTCTCACTTTGTTATAGGATTAGATCTATCATAAGTCTTTCTCCAAGTCCATAAATTTGGCAGAAAAACCTGAAATCACTTTTCttgcttttttgtttgtttcattgTTAGAGCCTAGACTAGAGATTCTTTGTTTTTGGTTTCTAGGTTGCATGAAATTTGTAATAATTGTTTTGGTTAATGAAATATATCTCTatttaccaaaacaaaaaaataatgtttgtgtgtatatatttgtgaggttgaagaaaggaaataaaaatatttgtgaggttgtaatgattaaacgatattgaaattaaatatacaagtgataaaaagataataaaattccttaaaaaaaaagataataaaattaaatggaccctccttaaaaaaaattaaatggaccggttcaaaaaaaatattaaatgtaagaaaaaagcaaattgaaatataatattaaaaaataaaagaaaaagttgccTGCGTGAGTTGAAGTTGAAGAGAGGtgattgtgaaataaattgacaagaagtagttttttgaagtagcatgcaacaacttttggtcaaagctcattccattcagtTTTatgcattataaaaaaaatactttttttagaaggtactttattgatattgtgtttgtcCTAACTTCTCCTtgaaaatgtagagaagttgaaaaaaagtcGGGGCAAACGGTACCTAAATACATGATAATGATaaaactaattattattattattatttttattcatagatatcaattttcaaagttttaacTTATGTTGGTTGTGATAACATTTTGAATCCAACGGAGTTTCCTATCTTTCCTTTATTTATATCCAATTTGTTTCTTCCCCTTTTTTGGTTCGTTTCATTTTGAACTTACCTATTGTTTTGTTACTTAAGTTGATACGTGAGTTGcttaatatttttagtttacTTAATTCTTAAGTTTCTCTAGATTAATCATGATCCTCTCCCTATAAAAGGAGAGTTCACCTAGTTCATTCGATGCACCGAAAAGTATTCTGAAACTTCAAAtacttttcttctctcttcccCAAGATCATAGTCACTTTTTGATATAATGTCCGTTTGGATTTAAGAATGGTCTAGCATAGTCCCTTTGATATTTTATGTCCAtttgaattaaataatattttaagatcgTAGTCTTTTTTCGGTATAATGTCCCTTCAAAATTAAGAatgatatgaaaaatatattcttcttcGATTCTTGGAGAAGTTATATGTTATAATgattgtaacaccctatttaaGTGGTTGAAATACCATACTGACATTTGGAGATGTTAAAAGTTAGAATagtggtaacaccatatttgagtggtcacAATATTATAGTAGAGTAGTCATTGTACCATAATTGATTTGGTTTTAGTGATAAAATAAGAGTGGTCTTAGTTGTTAATCGAGCGATTTTCTACATAGCAGTACTTAATTGCACAGTTGCAGTTAAGCTTACTATATCCTAAAGACAGCGTGGTTGATAGTTTATCTTGCATAATTATGAACATTGCCACGaaacatttttaaaagattGACCTAATCGTACTTAACAAAAAATTTCGATAgataaaaattctattttcagaaacaatttgaaaatctaaATATAACAATTTAAGAAAGACTAAATGCAATCCAAACACTCTATTTATTTGCAGGAATCCTCAGGGGTCAGACTGAAGCATATATTTGCCTGAGGATAGATGTTTCCTACTGTTTGCCATTGACTGTTCTGACACCACTACCTCAAATACTACGAAGGccacaacatatatatattttttttcttttgcaccGGTTTCCAACAAAATGCCCTCTGTTAGAGGCATGtgcactggccaagcgttgttccttttgggaatcgaacccgataTTCCCCAGATacgtacgtccttggaaggagctccttgccactaaATCCCAAGCAAACCCCCGTACAATTCTTCATTAACAACATTTTGTTGGCATTTCATCTTCTCACTAACACTCATAGCAATTAACCACCATAACTAGCTATTTAAAATCCACAaaatttttttggcaaaaagatatttataattaataatttctaCTTATATAATTGAAATTCCACAAAAAAATCCTTTAATAGACACACTCTCAACCTTTTTCCCCTTCTACGCTCATTCTTAATTGTTTTCTACCCTAACATGCCTCCCAAGTTCGGCACAATTTCAGCCATGGTAACCACAAACCATCGTAAAATATGGTCATCGAAAGTTAGGATAGTAAGACTATGGAGGcttctaaattttattttattttttttgaccaagGAAACTTCCAAAGTTAGGAtagtaatactccctccgttcctttttaagtgtcacttttagagaaaattattgttcttatttaactgtcatttttcaaagttcaatgcaacattaaatgttgttttaccaatattatccttagttatttattacagagagagaaatatatgaaatgagatattaaatgaataagctaatcatagtaaaagtataacttattgcatcaattgttgattgtcttggtttgtataaaatgtaaaaatgtgacaattaaaaaggaacggatgtAGTTAATAATTGTGAGTTGTCACACACACTTCACTTAATGGGACACTTTTCCAACATCAATTATTGAATCACTTTTCCTTATACTTTTCTCACTCATATAGTTGATAGTTAGAATAGATTCGTAGACCAGGTGTACTGatcctttttaaatttaaaaaagttttatacGATTCTTTCCTATTTCTTCTATACCGTAGAGTTAAAACTAAAAAGTATTTGTTGCTTTCTCCATGTTTTCTAACGTTTTCAACAAAACCCTCTCGTAAAAGTATTTTACAATGTTTTCGGTGATATTAGTAAGTGGTATTTGAACCGTTCTTTTTCGATTCATGTCAGCATTGCGTATCAAAGTTAGCATATCAGCGATAGTATCTTTACCCACGATAGATTATTGCTCCTTACTTTCGATATAATAAACGTGCtcctgttattttttattttttttttgattcaataaaatatcatatattgAATATGAGAATATAATAATACTATATATAGATAGAAAATATTATTCTAATTAGTCTAATCAGTATAATGTAAATCTATAATATAGAATattctaaaactaaaaaaagatagaaagaaaatgaatgaatgacctattataaattataaactataTAGATAATATTATATCGAATTCAGAAttctatttgtattttttttatactttatacAAAATACAAATAAGTAGTCATGCATTACGATAGGCACGCCCAATTCTCTAGCAAATACAGCTCTTTTCATCATGTCTTCACAGGTGCCCGCAGTAGCATTCAAataatgtcctttgatttcacCAGTTTCGGCCTGTGCTTTATAAATAGCTTCGGCACAAAATAAGAAACGGTCTCTCCAACGCATAAATGGTTGGGAGTTCACATTTTCATCAACTTTGGTAAAATCAAGTCCACCACGTAGACATTCATAAACTGCTCTACCGTAATTTTTAGCGGATAAACCCAATTTAGGTTTAATAGTACATCCCAATAGGGGACATCCATATTTGTTCAATTTATCTCTCTCAACTTGGATTCCGTGAGGAGGACCTTGGAAAGTTTTAACATAAGCAACGGGGATTCGCAAATCTTCCAGACGTAGAGCACGCAAGGCCTTGAACCCAAATACATTACCTACAATGGAGGTAAACATGTTAGTAACAGAACCTTCTTCAAAAAGGTCTATGGGATAAGCTACATAAGCAATAAATTGACTCTCTTCTCCAGCAACAGGTTCGATGTGGTAGCAGCGTCCTTTATAACGATCAAGACTGGTAAGTCCATTGGTCCACACAGTTGTCCATGTCCCAATCGTACCAGTTTCTACTGGGGTTTATTACTCATTTTTGTACTTactgttttattttcaaattatttcttCAATTAATAGACGAAAAGGGAATATATAGATAGTAGCTTTTGCTAAATTATGCTTTATTCGCAGCATGACTTTTAAACATCAACAAACAATTATCTAAGAAATATGGTGATGATAATTCTTTCATAGATACAACCCTAAATCAATATTATTTGGATACCCTTCaatgaaatgaataaaatttaagagAAAGAATTTAGTCGTATCAATTGACATcgtttttattaaataaataaaaaaacagttttgTGTATTCCCAATTATTTTTGCATGGGTTTGTGTCTAATAAATATACTTCATGTACATCcacgtgagtttaactcaattggtagggatccttaaaaaaaaaaaaaaaaacttaattggtagggatattgcatattatatgcatgtGTCAGGGTTCAAACTCCAAACATTTAaccatatttaaaatgtgtgagctctaatCACTTGATTACTTGACCCAATAAAAAAAGGTATATCTCCTCTGCTGAAAGGTGATCACTTTGGAATCCTCTCTTTTgctttattgttttcttttctttatatcAATTATTTTGCCAGATGTGTGTCCATTAACCATTGGTGTGCTTTTTTCTGTAGTTTGTCAATGCTTTTCTCAATACTTTagttattcattcacaacataacCGTGTATTTTTATTAAGCCTTATCTCTTTACCATTCACAACATAGTTCTAAAATTCATTCAAGATTTAGTTACAACTTCATTCCTTGCTGCTTTTACTTTAACAATAGAAGATGGCTGCAACTTTGGTGGGAGGGGCTTTTCTCTCTGCTACTGTTCAGAC
It encodes:
- the LOC120579494 gene encoding ribulose bisphosphate carboxylase large chain, giving the protein MKELSSPYFLDNLETGTIGTWTTVWTNGLTSLDRYKGRCYHIEPVAGEESQFIAYVAYPIDLFEEGSVTNMFTSIVGNVFGFKALRALRLEDLRIPVAYVKTFQGPPHGIQVERDKLNKYGCPLLGCTIKPKLGLSAKNYGRAVYECLRGGLDFTKVDENVNSQPFMRWRDRFLFCAEAIYKAQAETGEIKGHYLNATAGTCEDMMKRAVFARELGVPIVMHDYLFVFCIKYKKNTNRILNSI